The Candidatus Deferrimicrobiaceae bacterium sequence CACGGCGGCCGTCTCCGCCTCCCCGTGTTCGTTCACCAGGAGCACCTCGGCGCCCGCCGAAAGCTCCGACAAATAGGCCGTCCGCCCCGCCGGAAGCCGGCAATAGGAGTGCACCGCTCCCGCATTGATGCGGAATGGCCGGGGGAGAACGTACGGGTTCGGGGCGTTTTCCGCGCATACGAGGAACATCCCCGCGCTCGAGTTCCCCACCAGCATCCCGGTGCTCCCTTCGATCAGCGAGCAGGTGTCGACGCACACCCGGTCCCCGATGCCGAGGGAGGTGATTTCGGTCACCCGGGCGGACACAAGAGGCACACCCCCGGCATCGATCCGGGCCGCCGAAGCCAGCCGGCGCATCCCGGCAGGCGAGTCGGCCTCGAGAACGATCCCGTGGACCCCCCGTTCCAGCACCCCCCTGCAGAGCGCGACTTCCTCGGGGGTATGGGCCACGACGAAAATCTTCCTCCGGTGGGCCACCAGGTTCTCGAGGGGGATCACCTCCCTCTCCTTCGGGCGGATCACCCAGACCGTCTCCGGGGATGAGGACAGGACCGCCGTTTCGTCCTCCCTCCCCCGCATCCCCGTAACCCGGAAATCCCTCCCCTCGCGCAGATCCCCCTCGGAGCACACGGTGGCGACCCGCCCGAGCTCCCGGGCGTCGTCGGAGCATCCGTCCGGCACCCAAAGGGTCTCCACGCCCAATTCGAGCGCCGCGATCGCGACATCCTTCTTCCAGGGGATGACCCGGGCCCACAACACCGGGACCATCATTTCCCCGCCCGCTTCACGATGTCGGCCGCTTCCTTCGTCGTCGCCCCCTCGTGGACGATCGCCGCGATGGCCCGGACCATCGCGGCCGGGAACTTGTGCTGGAACACGTTGCGCCCGATGGAGGCGCCGGCCCCGCCCGCCTCCATCACCCCTTTCACCATCCGGAACACGTCCTCGTCGCTTTCCGCCTTCTCGCCCCCCGCGATGACGACGAGGGAGGCACACCCCTCCACCACCTCCCGGAACGTCTCGGGGCTCCCCGTGTACGGGACCTTCACGATGTCCGCCCCCATCTCCGCCCCCACCCGCGCCGCGTGCCGGACGTACCGGGCGTCGAACTCGCTCCGGATCTTCGGTCCCCGCGTGTAGATCATCGCGAGGAGGGGCATCCCCCACCTCTGGCAGTCGGTGGAAACCGTTCCGAAATCCCGGAGCATCCGGGCCTCGTCCTCGGCACCGAGATTCACGTGGATCGACACCGCGTCGGCTCCCATCCGGAGCGCGTCCTCCACCGTGGCCACCAGCACCTTCCGGTTCGCGTCCGGAGAAAGCGTCGTGCTGGCCGAGAGGTGGAGGATGAGCCCGAGGTCCTTGCCGTAGCCGCGGTGTCCGAACATGGCGGCGCCGCGGTGGACGATGGCGGCGTTGGCGCCCCCCTCGGCGATGAGGTTGGCGGTGGGGGGGATCTGGATGAGGCCGGGGATGGGACCGACGGTCATCCCATGGTCCAACGGAACGATGACGGTTCGCCGGGTGTTCCGGTCGACGATCCTCTCCAGCCGGATTTTCTTGCCGATCATCCCCTTCTTCCCCCCGATCCCCGGCCCCGTCCTACCGGTAGGCGCCCCGGATCCTGAGCAGCTCGTTGAGGTACGTCGCGTTGTCCGCGTACTTCAGCGCCTCCTCGTACTTCACCGACCCCGATGCGACCAGCTCCGCGAGGCTCCAGTCGATGCTCACCAGTTCCTCGACGTTCGTCTGCATCATGGCGCGCAGGAGATGGACCTTCCCCTCGCGGATGGCGTTTCGCACCCGGAGGGAGTTGCTCATCCTCTCCCATGCCAGGATGCGCCCGCTCCCGGACGCACGCCGGAGGAGGCGCTGCGAGAAGACCACCTGGAGGCATTCCGCCAGCTGCGCCCGCACCTGGGAATGCTGCCCCGAGGGGAAGGTGTCGATGATTCGGTCCACGGCCGCCGTGGCATTGAGGGAGTGCATCGTCGCCAGGACGAGATGGCCGGTCTCCGCCGCCGTGAGAGCGATGGAGAAGCTCTCGTAGTCCCGCAGCTCGCCGATCACGATCACGTCGGGGTTCTGCCGGAAGATATGACGGAGCCCGTCGGCGAACGAGAGGGTGTCGGTCCCCACCTCCCGCTGGTTCACGTTCGAGTTCTTGTGCCGGTGCGTGTACTCGATCGGGTCCTCGATCGTGATGATGTTCGCCTTCTTCTCCCGGTTGATCGTGTCCACGATATTGGCCAGGGTCGTGGTCTTGCCGTGACCGTTCGGCCCCGTGATCAGGATGAGACCCTGCTTCCGCAACGCGTACTCGGGAAGGAAATCCGGGATGCTCAGCTCGGTGGCGGGGGGAATCTTGTCCGCGACGTGCCGGGCGGTGAACGCGAGGGAGCCGCGCTGGCGGTAGACGTTGCAGCGGAATCGCCCGACCCCGTCGAGGGAATAGGCGAAATCGAGCTCGAGGTTCTCTTGGAAGAGCCGCTTCTGTTCCGGCGTGAGGAGATCGTAGACCATCGACTCCACTTCGGTCGGCTTGAGCGCGGGGATGTCCAGGCGCCGGATTTCCCCGTCCACACGGAGGGACGGGATCGCCCCGGCGGAAAGATGAAGGTCCTGCCCGTGGAATGTCACCAGGGCCTTGAGAAGGCTTGCGGCGTTGGCCTCCACCGGAATGCGCCGCTGCGGTTTCTCCCCGGAGAGCTTGAGGGTTTTCACCCCGTACCCGGCGGTCTGGATCAGCTTGAGCATCTGATCGAAATGGGATGCGGACAGGATCACCGGCTTCGTGTTGTACCCCGACTGGAACTCCACCTCGGAGAGGGCCGACAGGTCCGTCGGGTCGACCATCCCGACCACGAGCCGGTTTTGCTCGAACCCGATGGGCAGCAACCGATGGGACTGGACGGACTCCAGATGGACGAGGCGCTGGATCGAGGGGGGGATCTCCACCCGGGAGAGATTGATATGCTGCAGACCCGTCTGTTCGGAAAGGGAGTTCAGCAGAACTTCCTCGCTCAGGTAGCCCAGCCGGATCAGGTTCTCCCCGAGCGTCCCGCCGAGCTGCCTCTGACCGTTGAGCGCATCTTTCAGCTGTTCCTCCGTGATCAGGCCCGTGGAAACGAGAATTTCCCCGATTTTCACCTTCTTGTTCGCCATTTCCCCCTCCCCTATACCGGAGTCCCGGTCCTTGAAAGCATCTTCCCAAATCTATCCCACAGGGGGAAGGGTGGGCAACACCAATTTCTTCCCCCGGGCTCGCCCTCCTTGCCCCGGCGCGGGGCGATCCGGGATCGCCCCCATCCGGCAGGCGACGCAGAGGGGGCACAGGCCGCACCTCCCCCGGACGGGGAGGGTGCAGGCCTTGAGGATCCCGATCCGGGTCAGGGCGAAGTCGAACCGTACGGGGTCTTCCGGGCAGACCGCCCGGAACGCGTCGGTGATCTCTTCGGCCATTCTCCAGTCGGCAGTGTTCCTTGCCGTGAGCCCCAACCACTTCCCCAATCGCGCCATATGCGTGTCGAGGGGGACGATCAGGTGCCGCGGGGAGAGTGCCGTCCAGATTCCGAGATCCACCCCGTCTCCCGCGCGCACCACCCACCGGAGGAACAGGTTGTGCCGCTTGCACGCCGATCCCTTGCGCGGGTCGGGAAAGAGGAAATCCCGCTCTCTCGCGATCCTCCTCCCCCACGATTCCCGGAAACGGGCCAGAAAAGCGGCCATCCGCAACCGCGGGTCGCAATCTTCGCGTTCCGTGCACCGCCGGTAGAGGGCTTCCAGGGAACCGTGCTCGAGGAGGGCGGCGCGGACGCACCGGAGGAACCGGTGGACGCCCTCCCCCGAGATGAACCGGTGGGAAAGCCCCGTGATCCGAGACGGGGAGAGGGGGCGCCGCGCGGTCAGGGCCGCATGGGGGGAGGGCCCGAGAGCCCCGAACATTCGTTCGAGGAACGACAGGATCTGGACCACGTTGCCGAAAGCGAAGGAGGCCGCCAGAAACGCGGCGACCTCGACGTCCGCCCGGTCCTCGAATCGGTGGGGGAACCGCACGGGGTCGGACGACAG is a genomic window containing:
- a CDS encoding 3-dehydroquinate synthase II, encoding MMVPVLWARVIPWKKDVAIAALELGVETLWVPDGCSDDARELGRVATVCSEGDLREGRDFRVTGMRGREDETAVLSSSPETVWVIRPKEREVIPLENLVAHRRKIFVVAHTPEEVALCRGVLERGVHGIVLEADSPAGMRRLASAARIDAGGVPLVSARVTEITSLGIGDRVCVDTCSLIEGSTGMLVGNSSAGMFLVCAENAPNPYVLPRPFRINAGAVHSYCRLPAGRTAYLSELSAGAEVLLVNEHGEAETAAVGRVKVERRPLLLVRAEGTGGASHSVILQNAETIRLAVAGGGAVSVARMSAGDSVLLAEERAGRHFGIAVEETIREN
- a CDS encoding 2-amino-3,7-dideoxy-D-threo-hept-6-ulosonate synthase; translation: MIGKKIRLERIVDRNTRRTVIVPLDHGMTVGPIPGLIQIPPTANLIAEGGANAAIVHRGAAMFGHRGYGKDLGLILHLSASTTLSPDANRKVLVATVEDALRMGADAVSIHVNLGAEDEARMLRDFGTVSTDCQRWGMPLLAMIYTRGPKIRSEFDARYVRHAARVGAEMGADIVKVPYTGSPETFREVVEGCASLVVIAGGEKAESDEDVFRMVKGVMEAGGAGASIGRNVFQHKFPAAMVRAIAAIVHEGATTKEAADIVKRAGK
- a CDS encoding PilT/PilU family type 4a pilus ATPase, whose protein sequence is MANKKVKIGEILVSTGLITEEQLKDALNGQRQLGGTLGENLIRLGYLSEEVLLNSLSEQTGLQHINLSRVEIPPSIQRLVHLESVQSHRLLPIGFEQNRLVVGMVDPTDLSALSEVEFQSGYNTKPVILSASHFDQMLKLIQTAGYGVKTLKLSGEKPQRRIPVEANAASLLKALVTFHGQDLHLSAGAIPSLRVDGEIRRLDIPALKPTEVESMVYDLLTPEQKRLFQENLELDFAYSLDGVGRFRCNVYRQRGSLAFTARHVADKIPPATELSIPDFLPEYALRKQGLILITGPNGHGKTTTLANIVDTINREKKANIITIEDPIEYTHRHKNSNVNQREVGTDTLSFADGLRHIFRQNPDVIVIGELRDYESFSIALTAAETGHLVLATMHSLNATAAVDRIIDTFPSGQHSQVRAQLAECLQVVFSQRLLRRASGSGRILAWERMSNSLRVRNAIREGKVHLLRAMMQTNVEELVSIDWSLAELVASGSVKYEEALKYADNATYLNELLRIRGAYR
- a CDS encoding TIGR02757 family protein codes for the protein MEHLDGSGRLREALKASLRTYGAADLSSDPVRFPHRFEDRADVEVAAFLAASFAFGNVVQILSFLERMFGALGPSPHAALTARRPLSPSRITGLSHRFISGEGVHRFLRCVRAALLEHGSLEALYRRCTEREDCDPRLRMAAFLARFRESWGRRIARERDFLFPDPRKGSACKRHNLFLRWVVRAGDGVDLGIWTALSPRHLIVPLDTHMARLGKWLGLTARNTADWRMAEEITDAFRAVCPEDPVRFDFALTRIGILKACTLPVRGRCGLCPLCVACRMGAIPDRPAPGQGGRARGKKLVLPTLPPVG